The Paraburkholderia hayleyella genome includes the window CGGTGATTTCCGAAACCACCCGGATCGAATAGCCGAACTCATCTGCGCCTGGCAGACACGGCACCAGCGAACGCTTGGCGAGACGACCATGACCGATCTCGCGGCGCTTGGGCGAACCAACCCGTCCGGTTTCGCCCGTGGCGAACGGAGGCATGTTGTAGTGCAGCATGAAGCGGTCGCGGTACTCACCTTCGAGCGCGTCAATAATCTGCTCATCGCCGCGCGTGCCAAGCGTGGCCACAACTAGCGCCTGTGTTTCGCCACGTGTAAACAGCACCGAACCGTGTGCGCGCGGCAACACGCCTGTACGAATTTCGATCGGGCGAACCGTGCGGGTATCGCGGCCGTCAATACGCGGCTCACCGCTCAGAATCTGGCTGCGAACGATTTTCGCTTCGATATCGAACAGCACATTGCCAACGGTGGCCTTGTCGGCAGCCACCGTGCCTGCGGCAGCGGCTTCATCCTCAAGGCTGGCCGACGTCGCCGCGTAGATTTCCTTCAGCCGGGTCGAACGGGCCTGCTTGTCGCGCATCTGATACGCAGCCAGCAGATTCGCCTCAGCCAGCGCGCTGACACGTGAGATCAGCGCTTCGTTTTTCGGCGCAGGCTGCCAGTCCCACTCAGGCTTGCCGCCTTCACGGACCAGCTCATGAATGGCGTCGATCGCCGTTTGCATCTGCTCGTGACCAAACACCACCGCGCCCAGCATCACGTCTTCTGGCAACTGGTCAGCTTCCGATTCGACCATCAGCACCGCGCGCTCCGTACCCGCAACCACGAGATCAAGGCGCGAGGCCTTGATTTGCGCGCGTGTCGGATTCAGCACGTATTCGTTATCGATGTAGGCCACACGCGCTGCACCCACCGGGCCATTAAATGGCAGGCCGGAAACCGCGAGCGCCGCCGAGGCGCCGATCAGCGCCGGAATATCAGCGGGGATTTCCGGATTGATCGACAGCACATGCACCACCACCTGAACTTCGTTATAGAAGCCTTCAGGAAAAAGCGGCCGCAGCGGACGGTCAATCAGGCGCGAAATCAGCGTCTCGCCTTCCGAAGGACGGCCTTCACGGCGAAAGAAACCGCCAGGAATCTTGCCTGCGGAATAAGTTTTTTCGAGGTAGTCGACCGTCAGTGGGAAAAAGTCCTGGCCGGGCTTTGCTGTACGTGCACCAACCACGGTCGCCAGCACCACGGTATCTTCAATATCCACGAGCACAGCGCCGCTTGCCTGGCGGGCGATTTCGCCTGTTTCGAGGCGAACAGTATGCTGCCCCCATTTAAATTCTTTGACGACCTTATTGAACATTGACATTGTCACTCCTTGATTTTGTTATGCCGCGCAGACCAGCAGCGGCGCGGCAACACCATGACCGGCGCGGCACGGGAGAGGAGTGTTATGCCATTCCAGCGGACCACGCAAACCGCATGAAACGCGCGCACGAACCGCTGGAATGACACAAGCCTCCACCCTGCAAACCGGTGTTATTTTTAGTAATCCATCATTCAAGCCAACACGCCCGATGGGCGATTCATGATGCATGCCCCCGGACTTGCGCACCGTTTAAAAACAAAATGCCTGTATCAGTTGAACTGACACAGGCATCTTGCTGAAAGACCATCCGATTACTTGCGCAGACCCAGCTTTCCGATCAGTGCACGATAACGGTCAGCGTCCTTGCCCTTCAGGTAATCAAGCAGCTTGCGACGGCGGCTCACCATGCGCAGCAAACCGCGGCGGCTATGGTGATCTTTCGAATGAGTCTTGAAGTGGGCAGTGAGCTCGTTGATACGGGTCGTCAGCAGCGCGACCTGCACTTCGGGAGAACCGGTGTCGTTAGCTGCGCGGGCAAATTGCGCAACAACATCGGATTTTTTGGTTTCAACTTTGGTTTCAACAGCAGACATGTTTATTTCCTTGGAAACTAGACAGGCGGTCACGGAAGAAAGGCCGTGCCGTGGACATACGCATTACGATTTCCGCATTGCGGTTTCATTACTACACTGCAGCGTTACAACAAAGTGCGATTGTAGCACAGGGGCCTGCCCGCCCGCGTACTGCCCACGCACCGGATCAGGGACGCACCATGCGGCAGGTTACGGGTGGCGTGGCCTGTTCGGGACTCAGCGCCAGCACCGTACGAAACCCGTAACCCGAGCCCTCGTTGTCGAAGCGCACACCGGGCGTACCACGCCGGTCCATCTCCATGACATAAAGGGGCTGGATCAGCTGGTGGTCAGCTGCACGCATCCACGACCGATGAAAACCGTTATCGAATCTCATGTCCTCCAGCATCCGGGCGACCGCCTCAGGTTGAGCGCTCCCGGCACGTTCCATGGCCCGTGCCAGCATC containing:
- the pnp gene encoding polyribonucleotide nucleotidyltransferase yields the protein MSMFNKVVKEFKWGQHTVRLETGEIARQASGAVLVDIEDTVVLATVVGARTAKPGQDFFPLTVDYLEKTYSAGKIPGGFFRREGRPSEGETLISRLIDRPLRPLFPEGFYNEVQVVVHVLSINPEIPADIPALIGASAALAVSGLPFNGPVGAARVAYIDNEYVLNPTRAQIKASRLDLVVAGTERAVLMVESEADQLPEDVMLGAVVFGHEQMQTAIDAIHELVREGGKPEWDWQPAPKNEALISRVSALAEANLLAAYQMRDKQARSTRLKEIYAATSASLEDEAAAAGTVAADKATVGNVLFDIEAKIVRSQILSGEPRIDGRDTRTVRPIEIRTGVLPRAHGSVLFTRGETQALVVATLGTRGDEQIIDALEGEYRDRFMLHYNMPPFATGETGRVGSPKRREIGHGRLAKRSLVPCLPGADEFGYSIRVVSEITESNGSSSMASVCGGCLALMDAGVPMKAHVAGIAMGLILEGNKFAVLTDILGDEDHLGDMDFKVAGTAAGITALQMDIKIQGITKEIMQVALAQAKEGRMHILGKMTSAVSGANTQLSEFAPRMITVKINPEKIRDVIGKGGSVIRTLTEETGTTIDISEDGLVTIASTNSEGMAEAKRRIEAITMDVEVGKVYEGTVLKLLDFGAIVNILPGKDGLLHISEIANERIKDLNDYLKEGQRVKVKVIQTDEKGRVRLSAKALLNDAAPGAAPVEPTPL
- the rpsO gene encoding 30S ribosomal protein S15: MSAVETKVETKKSDVVAQFARAANDTGSPEVQVALLTTRINELTAHFKTHSKDHHSRRGLLRMVSRRRKLLDYLKGKDADRYRALIGKLGLRK